A region from the Algoriphagus machipongonensis genome encodes:
- a CDS encoding NADPH-dependent F420 reductase, whose protein sequence is MKLGILGGTNLSKTLGKKYLDAGLQVVFGVRTDFNTEATEWKILNRFYDKICPFESAIIQADIILICCENEQLDTVCENLEKVDLSNKLIIDCTNSNVASDQSISNTVKIQNSASNSLVFKAFNNLGLDYPNSDILGVVKETYFCGNGDLDRIRVKRLIELIGFKAIDAGKVDNAYLLEAFYQLSKEITVQKKESSNYHFKLISV, encoded by the coding sequence ATGAAATTAGGAATTTTAGGAGGTACAAATCTCTCCAAAACTCTTGGAAAAAAATACTTAGATGCAGGACTACAAGTTGTTTTTGGTGTAAGAACTGACTTCAATACAGAAGCAACAGAATGGAAAATATTAAACAGATTTTATGATAAAATATGTCCCTTCGAATCTGCTATAATTCAAGCCGACATAATTCTTATTTGTTGTGAAAATGAACAATTAGATACTGTTTGTGAAAATTTAGAAAAAGTAGACTTAAGTAATAAGTTAATCATTGATTGTACGAACAGTAATGTGGCTTCCGATCAAAGCATATCCAACACAGTGAAAATTCAAAACTCAGCATCTAATTCTTTGGTTTTTAAAGCTTTCAACAATCTAGGGTTAGACTATCCCAATTCTGATATTTTGGGAGTAGTAAAAGAGACATACTTCTGTGGAAATGGAGATTTAGATAGAATTCGAGTAAAACGTTTGATTGAATTAATAGGGTTTAAAGCTATCGATGCAGGTAAAGTAGATAATGCATATCTACTTGAAGCTTTTTATCAACTTAGTAAAGAAATAACAGTTCAAAAAAAGGAGAGTTCAAACTATCATTTTAAATTAATATCGGTTTAA